One window from the genome of Cryptomeria japonica chromosome 6, Sugi_1.0, whole genome shotgun sequence encodes:
- the LOC131074796 gene encoding uncharacterized protein LOC131074796 isoform X1 — translation MADHSGQPQDRRTRSRPSSIHNLAQSGDLINLTKKLQDSPSLLNDRNPIMAQTPLHVSAANNKKEIVKFLFNWHGPENLEVEAKNMYGETPLHMAAKNGCTEVLKLLLNHNVDIEARANNGMTPLHLAVWYCLRAEDCSVVETLLQYHADVNAKDNEGMTPLGHLLQGPSNQKLQSLLQFHLDEQRKQKARLALEDSKGKLAELELELSKIVGLHELKLQLRTWAKGMLLDEKRRVLGLKIATRRPPHMAFLGNPGTGKTMVARILGKLLHMVGVLPTDNVTEVQRTDLVGEFVGHTGPKTRNKIKQAEGGILFVDEAYRLIPNQKADDKDYGVEALEEIMSVMDSGKVVVIFAGYAEPMKRVINSNEGFCRRVTRYFFFDDFDSRELAEIVHLKIHEQLEDSLLYGFKLHPTCTIEAISDLLKNNTTEKQRKELNGGLVGPMLVNARENLDLRLDLDCCDAENLVTITLEDLESGLRLIRS, via the exons ATGGCAGATCATTCAGGACAACCCCAAGATCGACGCACCAGATCTAGGCCCAGCTCTATTCATAATTTAGCTCAATCTGGAGACCTGATCAACCTTACCAAGAAGCTGCAAGATTCTCCTTCTCTTCTTAATGATCGGAATCCAATT ATGGCTCAGACCCCACTTCATGTATCTGCAGCCAACaataaaaaagaaattgtcaaattTTTGTTCAACTGGCATGGTCCAGAGAACCTAGAAGTGGAGGCCAAAAATATG TATGGAGAAACACCATTGCATATGGCTGCGAAAAATGGCTGCACTGAAGTTTTGAAATTGCTTCTTAATCACAATGTTGATATAGAAGCCAGAGCAAAT AACGGGATGACACCATTGCATTTAGCAGTCTGGTATTGTCTTCGAGCAGAAGACTGTTCAGTGGTTGAGACTTTGTTGCAGTACCATGCAGATGTTAATGCTAAGGATAAT GAAGGAATGACACCATTAGGTCACCTATTACAAGGTCCTAGCAACCAGAAGCTGCAATCGCTTCTGCAATTTCATCTTGATGAACAAAGAAAGCAGAAAGCAAGACTAGCATTGGAGGATTCCAAAGGTAAGTTGGCAGAGCTGGAATTAGAGTTGTCAAAAATTGTTGGTTTGCATGAACTGAAGCTACAACTACGAACATGGGCAAAGGGAATGCTCCTGGATGAGAAGCGTCGGGTTCTTGGACTTAAAATTGCCACTAGAAGACCCCCTCACATGGCTTTTCTTGGCAACCCCGGGACAG GCAAAACAATGGTTGCCCGAATTCTTGGAAAACTTTTGCACATGGTTGGTGTTTTACCTACTGACAATGTAACTGAAGTACAGAGAACGGATCTAGTTGGTGAATTTGTTGGTCATACTGGTCCCAAAACAAGGAACAAG ATCAAGCAAGCAGAAGGTGGAATCCTGTTCGTTGATGAAGCATACAGACTGATACCCAATCAGAAAGCAGATGACAAGGACTATGGCGTGGAAGCTTTGGAGGAGATCATGTCTGTCATGGATAGTGGAAAGGTGGTTGTAATATTTGCTGGATATGCTGAGCCAATGAAGCGTGTTATTAACTCCAATGAGGGATTTTGTAGAAGAGTGACGAGATATTTCTTTTTTGATGACTTTGATTCAAGAGAACTTGCTGAAATTGTTCATTTAAAGATTCATGAACAGTTGGAGGACAGTTTGCTTTATGGTTTTAAGCTGCACCCAACATGCACCATTGAGGCGATCTCTGATCTTTTGAAGAATAACACAACAGAGAAGCAAAGGAAAGAGTTGAATGGGGGTCTTGTAGGCCCCATGTTAGTCAATGCTCGAGAGAACCTGGATCTCAGGCTTGACTTGGATTGTTGTGATGCAGAAAATCTTGTAACCATTACCCTGGAAGATCTTGAATCAGGACTTAGGTTGATTCGTTCATGA
- the LOC131074796 gene encoding ribulose bisphosphate carboxylase/oxygenase activase, chloroplastic isoform X2, giving the protein MADHSGQPQDRRTRSRPSSIHNLAQSGDLINLTKKLQDSPSLLNDRNPINGMTPLHLAVWYCLRAEDCSVVETLLQYHADVNAKDNEGMTPLGHLLQGPSNQKLQSLLQFHLDEQRKQKARLALEDSKGKLAELELELSKIVGLHELKLQLRTWAKGMLLDEKRRVLGLKIATRRPPHMAFLGNPGTGKTMVARILGKLLHMVGVLPTDNVTEVQRTDLVGEFVGHTGPKTRNKIKQAEGGILFVDEAYRLIPNQKADDKDYGVEALEEIMSVMDSGKVVVIFAGYAEPMKRVINSNEGFCRRVTRYFFFDDFDSRELAEIVHLKIHEQLEDSLLYGFKLHPTCTIEAISDLLKNNTTEKQRKELNGGLVGPMLVNARENLDLRLDLDCCDAENLVTITLEDLESGLRLIRS; this is encoded by the exons ATGGCAGATCATTCAGGACAACCCCAAGATCGACGCACCAGATCTAGGCCCAGCTCTATTCATAATTTAGCTCAATCTGGAGACCTGATCAACCTTACCAAGAAGCTGCAAGATTCTCCTTCTCTTCTTAATGATCGGAATCCAATT AACGGGATGACACCATTGCATTTAGCAGTCTGGTATTGTCTTCGAGCAGAAGACTGTTCAGTGGTTGAGACTTTGTTGCAGTACCATGCAGATGTTAATGCTAAGGATAAT GAAGGAATGACACCATTAGGTCACCTATTACAAGGTCCTAGCAACCAGAAGCTGCAATCGCTTCTGCAATTTCATCTTGATGAACAAAGAAAGCAGAAAGCAAGACTAGCATTGGAGGATTCCAAAGGTAAGTTGGCAGAGCTGGAATTAGAGTTGTCAAAAATTGTTGGTTTGCATGAACTGAAGCTACAACTACGAACATGGGCAAAGGGAATGCTCCTGGATGAGAAGCGTCGGGTTCTTGGACTTAAAATTGCCACTAGAAGACCCCCTCACATGGCTTTTCTTGGCAACCCCGGGACAG GCAAAACAATGGTTGCCCGAATTCTTGGAAAACTTTTGCACATGGTTGGTGTTTTACCTACTGACAATGTAACTGAAGTACAGAGAACGGATCTAGTTGGTGAATTTGTTGGTCATACTGGTCCCAAAACAAGGAACAAG ATCAAGCAAGCAGAAGGTGGAATCCTGTTCGTTGATGAAGCATACAGACTGATACCCAATCAGAAAGCAGATGACAAGGACTATGGCGTGGAAGCTTTGGAGGAGATCATGTCTGTCATGGATAGTGGAAAGGTGGTTGTAATATTTGCTGGATATGCTGAGCCAATGAAGCGTGTTATTAACTCCAATGAGGGATTTTGTAGAAGAGTGACGAGATATTTCTTTTTTGATGACTTTGATTCAAGAGAACTTGCTGAAATTGTTCATTTAAAGATTCATGAACAGTTGGAGGACAGTTTGCTTTATGGTTTTAAGCTGCACCCAACATGCACCATTGAGGCGATCTCTGATCTTTTGAAGAATAACACAACAGAGAAGCAAAGGAAAGAGTTGAATGGGGGTCTTGTAGGCCCCATGTTAGTCAATGCTCGAGAGAACCTGGATCTCAGGCTTGACTTGGATTGTTGTGATGCAGAAAATCTTGTAACCATTACCCTGGAAGATCTTGAATCAGGACTTAGGTTGATTCGTTCATGA